In one window of Gossypium hirsutum isolate 1008001.06 chromosome A01, Gossypium_hirsutum_v2.1, whole genome shotgun sequence DNA:
- the LOC107957998 gene encoding delta-1-pyrroline-5-carboxylate synthase isoform X2: MDPSRAFVTNVKRLIVKVGTAVVTRGDGRLAVGRLGALCEQLKELNSQGYEIVLVTSGAVGLGLQRLRYRKLVNSSLADLQNAQFELDGKACAAVGQSSLMALYDTLFSQLDVTSSQYLVTDTEFRDTSFRKQLSETVKSLLSLKVIPIFNENDAVSTRRAPYEDSSGIFWDNDSLAGLLAMELKADLLVMLSDVEGLYSGPPSDPNSKLIHTYIKEKHQCEITFGDKSRLGRGGMTAKVNAAVCAAYAGIPSVITSGYATDNIIKVLQGKCVGTLFHRDAHLWTLVKELGVREMAVTARECSRRLQAMNSEGRRKILLDIADALEANESLIKIENEADVTAAQDDGYEKSLISRLSLKPGKISGLAKSIRVLADMEDPIGQVLKRTELADGLILEKTSSPLGVLLVVFESRPDALVQIASLAVKSGNGLLLKGGKEAKRSNAILHKVITSAIPENIGEKLIGLVASREDIPNLLKLDDVIDLVIPRGSNKLVTQIKNSTKIPVLGHADGICHVYVDKSAKVDMAKQIVRDAKIDYPAACNAMETLLLHKDLSSNGLLNELVSDLRHEGVTLYGGPRASSLLNIPETCSFHHEYSSMACTIEIVDDVQAAINHIHQHGSSHTDCIITENHEVAETFLHGVDSAAVFHNASTRFCDGARFGLGAEVGISTSRIHARGPVGVEGLLTTRWILRGSGQVVDGDKGVIYTHKDLPLQTPLYI, encoded by the exons ATGGATCCTTCTCGTGCTTTTGTCACAAATGTCAAGCGGCTCATTGTTAAG gtAGGAACAGCTGTTGTGACTCGAGGTGATGGAAGATTAGCGGTGGGTAGACTCGGTGCTTTATGTGAACAG CTCAAGGAACTAAATTCTCAAGGTTATGAGATAGTGCTGGTCACTTCAGGTGCTGTTGGTCTTGGTCTTCAAAGGCTTAGGTATAGAAAATTGGTCAACAGCAG CTTGGCTGATCTTCAAAATGCACAATTTGAACTTGATGGCAAAGCTTGTGCAGCTGTTGGGCAAAGCAGTTTAATGGCTCTATATGACACCTTGTTTAGCCAG CTTGATGTTACTTCTTCACAATATCTTGTAACCGACACTGAATTTAGGGACACTAGTTTCAGAAAACAGTTGTCTGAAACAGTGAAATCTTTGTTGTCTTTGAAAGTAATCCCTATTTTTAATGAGAATGATGCAGTCAGCACTCGAAGAGCGCCTTACGAG gATTCGTCGGGTATATTTTGGGACAATGATAGTCTTGCCGGCCTTTTAGCTATGGAACTAAAAGCTGATCTCCTTGTTATGCTGAGCGACGTGGAGGGGCTTTATAGCGGTCCTCCAAGTGACCCGAACTCGAAACTGATTCATACGTATATAAAAGAGAAACATCAATGTGAAATTACGTTTGGAGATAAGTCTAGGCTTGGTAGGGGTGGTATGACTGCAAAGGTTAATGCAGCTGTCTGTGCAGCTTATGCCGGTATTCCTTCTGTTATTACGAG TGGCTATGCCACTGATAACATTATAAAGGTACTTCAAGGGAAGTGTGTCGGGACTCTGTTTCATCGAGATGCACATTTATGGACTTTGGTTAAAGAACTCGGTGTACGCGAGATGGCAGTTACGGCACGGGAATGTTCGAGACGACTTCAGGCAATGAACTCTGAAGGTCGGAGGAAGATTTTGCTCGACATTGCCGATGCCCTCGAGGCTAATGAGAGTCTAATTAAGATTGAAAACGAAGCTGATGTTACCGCTGCTCAGGATGATGGATACGAGAAGTCATTGATATCTCGTTTGTCGTTGAAACCCGGAAAG ATATCCGGTCTTGCGAAATCAATTCGTGTACTTGCCGACATGGAAGATCCTATCGGCCAAGTTTTAAAGAGAACAGAG CTTGCAGATGGACTCATCTTGGAGAAAACATCTTCTCCTCTCGGTGTACTGTTGGTCGTATTCGAGTCTCGACCCGATGCTCTTGTTCAG ATTGCTTCATTAGCCGTTAAAAGTGGGAATGGCCTATTGCTCAAAGGTGGCAAAGAAGCTAAGAGGTCTAATGCAATCTTGCACAAG GTGATTACTTCGGCCATCCCAGAAAATATCGGAGAAAAACTCATTGGACTAGTGGCTTCAAGAGAGGATATTCCCAATTTACTTAAG CTTGATGATGTGATAGATCTTGTCATCCCCAGAGGCAGCAATAAACTTGTTACTCAAATTAAGAATTCGACCAAAATCCCTGTTCTTGGTCATGCTG ATGGAATTTGCCATGTTTATGTGGACAAATCTGCTAAGGTGGATATGGCTAAACAGATTGTTCGTGATGCAAAGATAGATTATCCTGCAGCATGTAATGCTAtg GAAACTCTTCTGCTACACAAGGATTTATCAAGTAACGGTTTGCTCAATGAACTCGTTTCGGATCTCCGACATGAAGGTGTTACACTTTATGGTGGACCAAGAGCAAGTTCGTTGTTAAACATACCGGAGACTTGTTCATTTCATCACGAATACAGCTCGATGGCTTGCACGATCGAGATCGTGGACGATGTCCAAGCTGCTATCAATCATATACATCAACATGGAAG TTCTCACACTGATTGCATTATCACTGAAAATCATGAAGTTGCTGAAACTTTCTTACATGGAGTCGACAG TGCTGCTGTATTTCATAATGCAAGCACTCGGTTTTGTGACGGAGCACGATTCGGACTCGGTGCCGAG GTTGGAATAAGTACCAGTAGAATTCATGCTCGTGGTCCGGTCGGAGTCGAAGGATTGTTAACAACTCGATG GATTTTGAGAGGCAGTGGGCAGGTAGTAGATGGTGACAAAGGGGTTATTTACACTCACAAGGATCTTCCCCTTCAAACTCCATTATACATTTAA
- the LOC107957998 gene encoding delta-1-pyrroline-5-carboxylate synthase isoform X1: MDPSRAFVTNVKRLIVKVGTAVVTRGDGRLAVGRLGALCEQLKELNSQGYEIVLVTSGAVGLGLQRLRYRKLVNSSLADLQNAQFELDGKACAAVGQSSLMALYDTLFSQLDVTSSQYLVTDTEFRDTSFRKQLSETVKSLLSLKVIPIFNENDAVSTRRAPYEDSSGIFWDNDSLAGLLAMELKADLLVMLSDVEGLYSGPPSDPNSKLIHTYIKEKHQCEITFGDKSRLGRGGMTAKVNAAVCAAYAGIPSVITSGYATDNIIKVLQGKCVGTLFHRDAHLWTLVKELGVREMAVTARECSRRLQAMNSEGRRKILLDIADALEANESLIKIENEADVTAAQDDGYEKSLISRLSLKPGKISGLAKSIRVLADMEDPIGQVLKRTELADGLILEKTSSPLGVLLVVFESRPDALVQIASLAVKSGNGLLLKGGKEAKRSNAILHKVITSAIPENIGEKLIGLVASREDIPNLLKLDDVIDLVIPRGSNKLVTQIKNSTKIPVLGHADGICHVYVDKSAKVDMAKQIVRDAKIDYPAACNAMVYSVPIGSQETLLLHKDLSSNGLLNELVSDLRHEGVTLYGGPRASSLLNIPETCSFHHEYSSMACTIEIVDDVQAAINHIHQHGSSHTDCIITENHEVAETFLHGVDSAAVFHNASTRFCDGARFGLGAEVGISTSRIHARGPVGVEGLLTTRWILRGSGQVVDGDKGVIYTHKDLPLQTPLYI; this comes from the exons ATGGATCCTTCTCGTGCTTTTGTCACAAATGTCAAGCGGCTCATTGTTAAG gtAGGAACAGCTGTTGTGACTCGAGGTGATGGAAGATTAGCGGTGGGTAGACTCGGTGCTTTATGTGAACAG CTCAAGGAACTAAATTCTCAAGGTTATGAGATAGTGCTGGTCACTTCAGGTGCTGTTGGTCTTGGTCTTCAAAGGCTTAGGTATAGAAAATTGGTCAACAGCAG CTTGGCTGATCTTCAAAATGCACAATTTGAACTTGATGGCAAAGCTTGTGCAGCTGTTGGGCAAAGCAGTTTAATGGCTCTATATGACACCTTGTTTAGCCAG CTTGATGTTACTTCTTCACAATATCTTGTAACCGACACTGAATTTAGGGACACTAGTTTCAGAAAACAGTTGTCTGAAACAGTGAAATCTTTGTTGTCTTTGAAAGTAATCCCTATTTTTAATGAGAATGATGCAGTCAGCACTCGAAGAGCGCCTTACGAG gATTCGTCGGGTATATTTTGGGACAATGATAGTCTTGCCGGCCTTTTAGCTATGGAACTAAAAGCTGATCTCCTTGTTATGCTGAGCGACGTGGAGGGGCTTTATAGCGGTCCTCCAAGTGACCCGAACTCGAAACTGATTCATACGTATATAAAAGAGAAACATCAATGTGAAATTACGTTTGGAGATAAGTCTAGGCTTGGTAGGGGTGGTATGACTGCAAAGGTTAATGCAGCTGTCTGTGCAGCTTATGCCGGTATTCCTTCTGTTATTACGAG TGGCTATGCCACTGATAACATTATAAAGGTACTTCAAGGGAAGTGTGTCGGGACTCTGTTTCATCGAGATGCACATTTATGGACTTTGGTTAAAGAACTCGGTGTACGCGAGATGGCAGTTACGGCACGGGAATGTTCGAGACGACTTCAGGCAATGAACTCTGAAGGTCGGAGGAAGATTTTGCTCGACATTGCCGATGCCCTCGAGGCTAATGAGAGTCTAATTAAGATTGAAAACGAAGCTGATGTTACCGCTGCTCAGGATGATGGATACGAGAAGTCATTGATATCTCGTTTGTCGTTGAAACCCGGAAAG ATATCCGGTCTTGCGAAATCAATTCGTGTACTTGCCGACATGGAAGATCCTATCGGCCAAGTTTTAAAGAGAACAGAG CTTGCAGATGGACTCATCTTGGAGAAAACATCTTCTCCTCTCGGTGTACTGTTGGTCGTATTCGAGTCTCGACCCGATGCTCTTGTTCAG ATTGCTTCATTAGCCGTTAAAAGTGGGAATGGCCTATTGCTCAAAGGTGGCAAAGAAGCTAAGAGGTCTAATGCAATCTTGCACAAG GTGATTACTTCGGCCATCCCAGAAAATATCGGAGAAAAACTCATTGGACTAGTGGCTTCAAGAGAGGATATTCCCAATTTACTTAAG CTTGATGATGTGATAGATCTTGTCATCCCCAGAGGCAGCAATAAACTTGTTACTCAAATTAAGAATTCGACCAAAATCCCTGTTCTTGGTCATGCTG ATGGAATTTGCCATGTTTATGTGGACAAATCTGCTAAGGTGGATATGGCTAAACAGATTGTTCGTGATGCAAAGATAGATTATCCTGCAGCATGTAATGCTAtg GTTTATTCGGTTCCCATCGGTTCTCAGGAAACTCTTCTGCTACACAAGGATTTATCAAGTAACGGTTTGCTCAATGAACTCGTTTCGGATCTCCGACATGAAGGTGTTACACTTTATGGTGGACCAAGAGCAAGTTCGTTGTTAAACATACCGGAGACTTGTTCATTTCATCACGAATACAGCTCGATGGCTTGCACGATCGAGATCGTGGACGATGTCCAAGCTGCTATCAATCATATACATCAACATGGAAG TTCTCACACTGATTGCATTATCACTGAAAATCATGAAGTTGCTGAAACTTTCTTACATGGAGTCGACAG TGCTGCTGTATTTCATAATGCAAGCACTCGGTTTTGTGACGGAGCACGATTCGGACTCGGTGCCGAG GTTGGAATAAGTACCAGTAGAATTCATGCTCGTGGTCCGGTCGGAGTCGAAGGATTGTTAACAACTCGATG GATTTTGAGAGGCAGTGGGCAGGTAGTAGATGGTGACAAAGGGGTTATTTACACTCACAAGGATCTTCCCCTTCAAACTCCATTATACATTTAA